The Trichoderma atroviride chromosome 5, complete sequence genome contains a region encoding:
- a CDS encoding uncharacterized protein (EggNog:ENOG41): protein MAQNFAPGTTAADIESAMTPVGGEMVSCEIVKTQPFIIVEMAFASREGGEKVIETFNNKTADGRIIKVYPKPGGYKANRNSPFSGRQKSSQDDLMGDYEHDLMDRENVPPLIKGRQQQQQAAIQQRRQ from the exons ATGGCGCAGAACTTTGCGCCTGggacgacggcggcggatATCGAGAGTGCAATGACGCCGGTGGGGGGCGAGATGGTCAGCTGCGAAATCGTCAAGACGCAGCCATTCATCATTGTCGAGATGGCGTTTGCATCGAGAGAGGGCGGCGAGAAAGTTATTGAGACGTTCAACAACAAGACT GCCGACGGCAGAATCATCAAAGTCTACCCCAAGCCAGGCGGCTACAAAGCAAACCGCAACTCACCCTTCTCAGGACGCCAGAAGTCATCCCAAGACGACCTCATGGGCGACTACGAGCACGACCTCATGGACAGAGAAAACGTGCCCCCCCTCATCAAGGggcggcagcaacaacaacaggcTGCAATACAACAACGACGGCAATAA
- a CDS encoding uncharacterized protein (EggNog:ENOG41) translates to MAPVATEFEKNHQYRYALFARRRARALAPALAESRLSITTRLSFASAKAKTLISCIARERKKNEALADKIFSRGRRQSAPTNSKPQIGASLASRVGVKKVLNIQSTSNPSLAALLMLTNQIVPAPEQSRHRAFIPTP, encoded by the coding sequence ATGGCGCCTGTTGCCACCGAGTTCgaaaaaaatcatcaataCCGGTACGCTCTTTTTGCCCGCCGTCGCGCGCGCGCACTCGCACCCGCACTCGCAGAATCGAGACTCTCCATCACGACACGATTGTCTTTTGCCTCTGCCAAAGCAAAAACACTAATCAGCTGCATAGCCCGAGAGCGCAAGAAGAACGAGGCTCTCGCCGACAAGATCTTCTCCAGGGGCCGGCGCCAGAGCGCCCCGACAAACTCCAAGCCTCAGATCGGAGCATCGCTCGCCAGCCGTGTCGGCGTCAAGAAGGTATTGAACATCCAATCCACATCCAATCCATCGCTTGCAGCCTTGCTAATGTTGACCAACCAAATAGTCCCAGCCCCAGAACAAAGCCGTCACCGCGCCTTCATCCCGACGCCGTAG
- a CDS encoding uncharacterized protein (EggNog:ENOG41), whose protein sequence is MSRSLGPCAACLRRALGVSTRSRTAILSAASGQASRRYTSAIASEIAERTDAPRNLILEPVDSEVSKKKNQERLERIVKKELTHINTEDPWKIAQYVENALAADRFEEALLLTKTAGKDCQVVVAWNHLIGYLLGKQKLREAIKLYNDMKKRGQLPNVQTFTVIFRGCAQSQHPKLAVAEAVRLYNILLKDKRLQPNSIHMNAVLNVCARAGDLDSMFLIADTANESTRAPTSYTYTTILNALRFQAIRDGEVKDITPEQQAANLQKAVDRGKSIWTEVIDHWRQARLVIDEELVCCMGRLLLLAPKREDKREVLNLLQQTMSIPNLAQDTTMDAFQDSEMEKISVTGAAKKVPSTRAVYAIPSRNTLALVLTTLASSKLTTCGIKYWNLLVRHYGIIPDNDNWLRMFGMLKVAKASAHASSIVSLVPDEFIDAKHYEIAMETCVRDNINPNAIANSTRVLESMLERLPIPGLHALRMYLRVALVSHFQFRERVQKGDEGGAKRDYGLQITTALAHLWEPYKKVHYHFFKEMSKSSDFSSGAVYNSQREVIALARLMFSAFNKVIYEEMLPEKDAKELRAVGAKINREIQKFYSGREEREPNVRKTRSSSGPDQARDAAEPYEEENVSEEDRLNSGFRPGGDFVWNTTRQQAPVEEERQPRRPWDAGRTRQSREEEERRPRRSWDASRPRRFQADEERQPRRSWDSSRPRRFQADEERQPRRYGDATRRQRTY, encoded by the exons ATGTCTAGAAGCTTGGGACCCTGCGCCGCCTGTTTGCGCCGCGCCTTGGGAGTATCGACTCGCAGCAGGACTGCCATCctatcagcagcttctggacaGGCCAGCAGACGGTATACCTCTGCAATAGCATCCGAAATCGCTGAAAGGACCGATGCTCCACGGAACCTCATCTTGGAGCCGGTCGATTCCGAAgtctccaagaagaagaaccaggAGCGGTTGGAGCGCATCgtgaagaaggagctgaCGCATATAAACACGGAAGACCCCTGGAAGATTGCGCAATACGTGGAAAATGCCCTCGCCGCTGACAGGTTCGAGGAAGCCTTGCTGTTGACAAAGACTGCTGGCAAGGATTGCCAGGTTGTCGTGGCCTGGAACCACCTCATCGGCTATCTGCTGGgcaagcagaagctgagagaagccatcaagCTATACAATGAC atgaaaaaaagaggacaaCTACCCAATGTTCAGACATTTACAGTCATTTTCCGAGGCTGCGCTCAGTCGCAGCATCCCAAGCTTGCGGTCGCCGAAGCTGTCAGGCTCTACAACATCCTTCTCAAAGACAAGCGCCTGCAACCAAACTCGATACACATGAACGCTGTTCTCAACGTTTGCGCGAGAGCCGGCGACCTCGACTCCATGTTCCTCATCGCGGATACCGCCAATGAGTCTACCCGTGCCCCTACGTCGTATACGTACACCACCATCTTAAATGCTTTGCGGTTTCAGGCAATCCGCGATGGAGAGGTCAAGGATATCACGCCGGAGCAGCAGGCTGCAAATCTGCAAAAGGCTGTGGATCGCGGAAAGAGTATTTGGACCGAGGTCATTGACCACTGGAGACAAGCCCGATTGGTCattgatgaagagctggtGTGCTGCATGGGTCGTTTACTCCTCCTCGCTCCTAAGCGGGAAGATAAGAGGGAGGTACTCAacttgctgcagcagacCATGAGCATCCCCAACCTCGCTCAAGACACTACCATGGATGCATTCCAGGATtccgagatggagaaaatcTCAGTGACTGGCGCTGCAAAGAAGGTGCCCTCGACTAGAGCCGTATATGCTATCCCTAGCCGAAACACCCTGGCTCTGGTTCTAACGACTCtggcctcgtcaaagctCACTACGTGCGGCATCAAATACTGGAACCTGTTGGTCCGCCATTATGGTATAATACCGGACAACGACAACTGGCTGCGCATGTTTGGCATGCTCAAAGTTGCCAAAGCCAGCGCTCACGCCTCCTCAATCGTGAGCCTCGTTCCCGACGAGTTCATCGACGCCAAGCACTACGAGATCGCCATGGAGACGTGTGTCCGCGACAACATCAACCCCAATGCCATTGCCAATTCAACCCGAGTGCTCGAGTCCATGCTTGAGCGCCTCCCTATCCCGGGTTTGCACGCTCTTCGCATGTACCTGCGCGTTGCCCTCGTCAGCCATTTCCAGTTCCGCGAAAGAGTCCAAAAGGGCGATGAAGGAGGCGCCAAACGTGACTATGGGCTGCAGATAACAACCGCCCTCGCACATCTCTGGGAGCCTTACAAAAAGGTTCATTACCACTTTTTTAAAGAGATGTCGAAAAGTAGCGATTTCAGTTCAGGAGCAGTCTACAACAGCCAGCGCGAGGTCATTGCCCTGGCACGTCTCATGTTTAGCGCATTCAACAAGGTCATCTACGAGGAGATGCTCCCCGAGAAGGACGCCAAGGAACTCCGCGCGGTTGGTGCAAAGATTAACCGCGAGATTCAAAAGTTTTACTCGGGCCGTGAAGAAAGAGAGCCCAACGTGCGAAAGACTCGTAGCAGTAGCGGCCCCGATCAGGcacgagatgctgctgagccATATGAGGAGGAAAATGTCAGCGAAGAGGACAGGCTGAATAGCGGGTTTAGGCCGGGAGGCGACTTTGTCTGGAATACGACAAGGCAACAAGCTCcagtggaagaggagaggcagCCCCGGAGGCCTTGGGATGCCGGCAGGACAAGACAATCgcgagaggaggaagagaggcgGCCTAGAAGGTCGTGGGATGCCAGCAGGCCAAGACGATTCCAGGCGGATGAAGAGAGGCAGCCTAGAAGGTCGTGGGATTCCAGCAGGCCAAGACGATTCCAGGCGGATGAAGAGAGGCAGCCTAGGAGATATGGGGATGCTACCAGGAGGCAGAGGACGTATTAA